Proteins from one Impatiens glandulifera chromosome 2, dImpGla2.1, whole genome shotgun sequence genomic window:
- the LOC124924827 gene encoding DNA-directed RNA polymerase 1B, mitochondrial: protein MWRSLSAQASLKKLKFRTSSSFFPCSSTNYFQDYSFPEVGVIPESSRNQYYGNSVVGRLQNGGLGFLKDQMSVLNLSSRLRSYGSVSQAIVSTEEEDSDEVQELIGEISRLSEREFRDSEGKQPKLIGGMGQGKYNLLRRKQIKMETEAWEEAAKEYQELLVDMCEQKLAPNLPYMKSLFLGWFEPLRNAILVEQDKCKEGKKMRVEQFDQLPADMMAVITMHKLMGLLMTGNGNGSARVVQAASLVGEAVEQEARIYWFMERTKKKNIKKDLEEGDEIKVEEQQKTRKKIDFLLKKQKHKQVREIVKKQDDVKPWGQDAQIKVGCRLIQLLIETAYIQPPVEQLGDGPPDIRPAFMHTLKTIIKENQKSRRRYGVIECDPLVRKGLEKTARHMVIPYMPMLVPPINWSGYDKGGYFFLPSYIMRTHGAKVQRDALRKATKKQLEPVFEALDTLGNTKWRVNKRVLVVIDRIWASGGRIADLVDREDVPYPVEPDTEDEAEIKKWRWKVKTVKKANCEMHSQRCDTELKLSVARKMKDEDGFFYPHNLDFRGRAYPMHPYLNHLGSDLCRGILEFAEGRPLGKSGLRWLKIHLANLYAGGVDKLSYEGRVAFTENHLDDIFDSADRPLEGKRWWLNAEDPFQCLATCINLSEALRSSSPETTISHMPVHQDGSCNGLQHYAALGRDKLGAAAVNLVVGEKPADVYSGIAARVLEIMRHDAELDPLIEPNAVHAKLLVNQVDRKLVKQTVMTSVYGVTYIGARDQILKRLKERDVDVKETELFAAACYAAKTTLTALGEMFEAARSIMSWLGDCAKIIALENHPVRWTTPLGLPVIQPYCKLGRRFIKTSLQVLTLQRETDKVMVQRQKTAFPPNFVHSLDGSHMMMTAVACNRVGLSFAGVHDSYWTHACDIDQMNEILREKFVELYEAPILENLLDSFQTSFPKLQFPPLPERGDFDLKEVLKSPYFFN, encoded by the exons ATGTGGAGAAGCCTGTCCGCCCAAGCTTCTTTGAAGAAGCTGAAGTTCAGGACTTCCAGTTCTTTCTTCCCTTGTAGCTCTACTAATTACTTTCAAGATTATAGCTTTCCTGAAGTGGGTGTTATCCCAGAATCTTCGAGAAATCAGTACTATGGAAATTCAGTAGTGGGCCGGCTTCAAAATGGCGGATTGGGTTTTCTGAAAGATCAGATGAGCGTGCTTAATTTAAGCAGTCGTCTTAGGAGTTATGGAAGTGTTTCGCAGGCAATTGTTtcaactgaagaagaagacagTGACGAAGTTCAGGAATTGATTGGAGAAATTAGCCGGTTGAGTGAGAGAGAGTTCAGAGATTCTGAAGGAAAACAACCTAAGTTAATCGGTGGGATGGGGCAAGGGAAGTATAATTTGCTAAGGAGGAAACAAATCAAGATGGAGACTGAAGCATGGGAAGAAGCGGCTAAGGAATATCAAGAACTTCTTGTAGACATGTGTGAGCAGAAACTTGCGCCCAATTTACCTTACATGAAGTCCTTGTTTCTGGGTTGGTTTGAGCCTTTGAGAAATGCAATCCTTGTGGAACAGGATAAGTGCAAGGAAGGGAAGAAAATGAGGGTAGAGCAATTTGATCAGTTGCCGGCTGATATGATGGCAGTTATTACAATGCACAAGTTGATGGGACTTTTGATGACCGGAAATGGAAATGGTAGTGCCAGGGTGGTCCAGGCTGCGAGCTTGGTTGGTGAAGCTGTTGAGCAAGAG GCAAGAATATATTGGTTTATGGAAAGgacaaagaaaaagaatattaagAAGGATTTAGAAGAGGGAGATGAGATTAAGGTTGAAGAACAGCAAAAGACAAGgaaaaaaattgatttcttGTTGAAAAAGCAGAAGCATAAACAAGTAAGAGAAATAGTTAAAAAACAAGATGATGTGAAGCCCTGGGGACAAGATGCCCAAATCAAG GTTGGATGCCGTTTGATTCAGTTGTTGATTGAAACTGCATATATACAACCTCCGGTTGAACAGTTGGGTGACGGTCCACCTGATATTCGCCCTGCTTTTATGCACACTTTAAAAACTATCATAAAAGAGAACCA GAAAAGCAGAAGGAGATATGGGGTCATTGAATGTGATCCTCTTGTACGCAAAGGGCTTGAGAAAACT GCTAGGCACATGGTGATTCCATACATGCCAATGCTGGTGCCCCCAATTAATTGGAGCGG CTATGACAAAGGGGGATACTTTTTTCTACCATCTTATATTATGCGGACACATGGAGCGAAAGTACAACGTGATGCACTGAGAAAAGCTACAAAGAAACAACTAGAACCTGTTTTTGag GCACTTGATACGCTTGGAAATACGAAATGGAGGGTCAACAAAAGGGTTCTTGTTGTAATAGACAGAATTTGGGCTAGTGGTGGTCGCATTGCAGACTTGGTTGACCGGGAAGAT GTCCCCTACCCAGTAGAACCAGATACTGAAGATGAAGCAGAAATCAAGAAATGGAGATGGAAAGTTAAGACGGTCAAGAAGGCGAATTGTGAAATGCATTCCCAGCGGTGTGATACAGAACTGAAACTTTCT GTTGCTAGAAAGATGAAGGATGAAGATGGTTTCTTCTACCCTCACAATCTTGATTTTCGAGGGCGTGCATATCCAATGCACCCTTACTTAAACCATCTCGGGTCTGATTTATGTCGTGGCATATTGGAGTTTGCTGAAGGACGGCCTTTAGGGAAGTCCGGTTTACGATGGTTGAAAATACACTTGGCAAACTTATATGCTGGTGGTGTGGACAAGCTATCCTATGAAGGTCGAGTTGCATTTACCGAAAATCATCTCGATGATATATTTGATTCAGCTGACCGCCCTTTGGAAGGAAAACGCTGGTGGTTGAATGCTGAGGATCCTTTTCAGTGCCTAGCAACATGTATTAATCTGTCTGAAGCCTTAAGAAGCTCTTCACCAGAGACTACCATTTCACATATGCCAGTTCACCAG GATGGTTCATGTAATGGCTTACAACATTATGCTGCTCTTGGGAGGGACAAG CTAGGAGCAGCTGCTGTGAATCTTGTTGTTGGAGAGAAGCCTGCAGATGTTTACTCAGGAATTGCTGCAAG AGTGCTGGAGATCATGAGGCATGATGCAGAATTGGATCCATTGATAGAACCAAATGCAGTGCATGCCAAGCTTTTAGTTAACCAG GTGGACAGGAAATTGGTTAAGCAAACAGTTATGACATCAGTATATGGTGTTACCTACATTGGTGCACGAGACCAAATCCTAAAGAGGTTAAAAGAACGTGATGTTGATGTCAAAGAAACTGAGTTGTTTGCTGCCGCCTGTTATGCAGCCAAA ACTACATTGACTGCTTTGGGAGAGATGTTTGAAGCTGCAAGAAGTATAATGAGTTGGCTTGGTGACTGTGCAAAG ATTATAGCGTTGGAGAATCACCCCGTACGATGGACAACTCCTCTTGGACTTCCTGTTATTCAGCCTTATTGCAAACTGGGAAGACGCTTT ATCAAGACCTCTCTCCAAGTACTGACACTTCAACGCGAAACCGACAAG GTTATGGTTCAAAGGCAGAAAACAGCTTTTCCACCTAACTTTGTTCACTCACTGGATGGTTCTCATATGATGATGACTGCTGTTGCTTGTAACAGAGTAGGCTTAAGTTTTGCAG GAGTTCATGATTCATATTGGACACATGCATGTGACATCGATCAGATGAATGAGATACTGAGAGAGAAGTTCGTAGAACTTTACGAGGCCCCGATTCTAGAAAAT TTGTTAGATAGTTTTCAGACTTCGTTTCCAAAGTTACAGTTTCCTCCTTTACCAGAAAGAGGAGACTTTGATCTGAAAGAAGTTCTGAAATCTCCTTatttcttcaattaa